TGGAAAAAGCAGGGCTTGTGCCGATGGTAAACGAATACGGTAAAGTGATGGCCTTCTCTGCCAAAACCCTGTTCAACGGTGATAACCTCGGCCTGCAAACCTATTCGGTTGTGCGCGTATTTGACTGGGTTACAAAAGTGCTGATTGACTTCCTCAACCGCCGTGCCTTTGAAAACTTCAATTTCAATACGCGCAACGATATTCAGAAGCAAATTGTCAAGTTTCTGGACGGTATCACGGGCCCGGGCAAGCTGATTGAGAAGTTTAAAATCCTGCGATTCGAGCAAGACCCCAACCAGAAAGACCGCATCTTTTTGGATATCTACATGGTGCCTTATTTCCCTGCCAAGAGCTACATGCTCAAATTGGACGGACAAAAAGGCATAGACCTCGATTCGCCTGAATGGGCTGCCGAATACGCACAGGAAGGTTAATCCGTTCGTGTTATGTCTTTTCTTGCCACTCTGACCGTTGAAGGCGAAACCTTCGAGCTCATCAGCGTCAGTATAGAACTCAGCCAAGCTGTGGATGCGGTAGGGCGACCTACCTCATCTACCATTGGCGGAAAAATAAGTTTTGATGTTCACTCTACGCCTACCGACCTGTGGGCATCGTGGATGATGGCACCGCGAGCAACCAAAAACGGTTCGCTGAACCTTTGGACAAAATCCGAAGGAACGAGTATGCAAACCATCAGCTTCTCCAATGCCTACTGCATTGATATGACGGAGCGTTTCGACGATACGTATTCAAGTTTCAATCTGATGCTTTCCATTGTCATCTCGGCGCAGGAGTTAGACATGGGCGAAGCTAAGGTCGTTAATGACTGGCCGCAAGCCGCCACCTGACCTAAAAATACCATTAGCAATGCCGGACTCAAACACACACACGTCTGTTCCTCCGCTGCGGGCTTCGCTGACGCTGTCCGAATCGGGTGCAGAGCTGCCCGTCTTGCGGTTTTCTTATCGGCTTTATCAGGAAGCCGATGTACAAGGGAGACCTATTACGGGTGTCAGAAGCGGGTTAATCAATATTGTCAGCTATGGCCATTATGCCTTGGAAAAAACGGATTTTATCGTATGGGCGGCACAGGCAGGCAAACAGCAGGATGGCTACATCACCCTGTTCTACGATGAAGGGCGCATCTACAAAAAGATAGAATTTGAACGCGCCTATTGCGTCCGTTTCAAAGAAACCCTGCAAGCAGGCAGTTCGCTGGCGAGTCTGCTGATTGAAATCGGTATCACCGCTTCTGCCATACGGTTAGGACAGTTCCGACATCAAAACCCTTGGTAGTTTCTTCCGCCACAACCTCATAAATGCTATACCCATGGCTCGTTTAGTCAGACTTAAAATAGAAATTGAAGGCGGCAGAACGCTCACCCACCACGAAGGGCTGACCATCCACCAACCGCTCTACGGGCATCACAGCTTCAGCCTCAAAGTGCCTTTGGAAATACTGGAAGGCAACGATGAACATTCGTTCAGCCGCTCGCCCAATGAGTTGCTGGGCAAAAACATCACTTTCAGTTTTGATGCGGGCGAAACTTTCAGCAGCGAACAATCCTACGCTTTTGTGTTCAAAGGCATTATTACGGAACTCTCGCTGAAAAATAATACCGACCTTACCAGCAGCCTGCAAATCAACGGGTACAGCCCCACCATTATCATGGAAGACGGTATCTGCCGGCGCTACTTCCACAATATTTCCCCTGTTGATTTGTTCCGTCAGATACTGAGCGGCTATCCGCAAAACCTGTTGCGTAGCAGAATTGGAAGCGCAGCATCGGAAGGCCCCAATGGTACTCCGATGTTCAATTTGGTGCAATACGATGAAACTAATTTTGCCTTTATTTGCCGATGGGCGGCTATCTGCAACCTCTGGATTTATTACAACGGCAGAGAGTTAGTCATTGGCGACCACGACAATCAGGTAAAAAACTTTGTGGTAGATGGCGTACAGACTTTTGACATGTCCATGCAGTTGCGCCATGCCAAAGCTCAATATGGCTTCTATAGCCTTCGCAAAAACAACTTTGAACAAGCTAATTCCGATAGCTACAATGTTCCGGGTTTAGACCGATGGGGGCAGCTTGCCCTGCGGCAATCCAACAATATTTTTAGCAACTACCACCGCGAATCAGCAGGAGTTTATCATGGAACAGGGCAAGGATTCGGGATAATCAATGCCGAGTACTACAAACATAACGCCGCTGTTGAGATGGTACAGTTCAAAGGTTACGGCGAACATCCTGACTATACGGTGGGTTCGTTGCTGAGTGTGAGTTGGCGAAACAATGCCACAGGTCAAAACCACAGCTACGGCAGTTATCGCATCACCGATATTACCCATCGGATAGACAGCAACAATAACTACTCCA
This genomic interval from Rhodoflexus caldus contains the following:
- a CDS encoding phage baseplate assembly protein V, with amino-acid sequence MARLVRLKIEIEGGRTLTHHEGLTIHQPLYGHHSFSLKVPLEILEGNDEHSFSRSPNELLGKNITFSFDAGETFSSEQSYAFVFKGIITELSLKNNTDLTSSLQINGYSPTIIMEDGICRRYFHNISPVDLFRQILSGYPQNLLRSRIGSAASEGPNGTPMFNLVQYDETNFAFICRWAAICNLWIYYNGRELVIGDHDNQVKNFVVDGVQTFDMSMQLRHAKAQYGFYSLRKNNFEQANSDSYNVPGLDRWGQLALRQSNNIFSNYHRESAGVYHGTGQGFGIINAEYYKHNAAVEMVQFKGYGEHPDYTVGSLLSVSWRNNATGQNHSYGSYRITDITHRIDSNNNYSNEFSSIPESAVHPPPSPYAVFPKAEPELAKVVDNQDPEKQGRVKVHFFWPNDDPGMNESPWLPVAEPYTATGRGMLFTPEIDAIVMVQYRDGNAKMPLVTNSFYHGANSDISYTFTDNSRKIIGTREGVFITIWDEANDPKIQITHKDMKAGILMKFANDGEIILSCNQGLIKLHGNDVEIKADRNMTLSAGGSIRMNANKIQMDADAEIKGKAPQVGIEADNSIDIKGNASVSVKSMAALSVEGTANVELKSSGIVAVQGALIKLN
- the tssD gene encoding type VI secretion system tube protein TssD → MSFLATLTVEGETFELISVSIELSQAVDAVGRPTSSTIGGKISFDVHSTPTDLWASWMMAPRATKNGSLNLWTKSEGTSMQTISFSNAYCIDMTERFDDTYSSFNLMLSIVISAQELDMGEAKVVNDWPQAAT
- the tssD gene encoding type VI secretion system tube protein TssD, which produces MPDSNTHTSVPPLRASLTLSESGAELPVLRFSYRLYQEADVQGRPITGVRSGLINIVSYGHYALEKTDFIVWAAQAGKQQDGYITLFYDEGRIYKKIEFERAYCVRFKETLQAGSSLASLLIEIGITASAIRLGQFRHQNPW